Part of the Pseudomonas chlororaphis genome, TCGGCGCTGTTACAGGGAAGCGACATGGAGATTCAAAAGCAAGGCCCGAACGCTTACCTGCTGACGCCGCAAGCCAAGGTGGACGGCGAACTGGACGACTATCGCCTCGCCCCCATCCTCGTCAACGCCAAGGCCCGGGTCGATGGCACCGAGGACACCCAGTCGGTGGTCGCCCAGGAACTCTGGGTCGGTGGCAAGGTGGCCACCAGCATTCTCAACACGCCCGCCTCGGTTTCCGTGGTAACCGACAAGGAAATGCAGCAACGCAGCGCCAGCACCACGGAAGAATTGCTGCAGTACACGCCGGGGGTGATCACCGACTATTACGGCACTGACGACCGCAACGATTACTTCCAGATCCGCGGCTTCCAGGCCACCACCTATCGGGATGGCCTGACCCTGGGCTCGATGCGCGGTGTGCGCGAGGAACCGTTCGCCTATGAACGCGTTGAAGTGATACGCGGGGCCAACTCCACGTTGTTCGGCCCCGCCGACCCGGGCGGCTCGGTGAACTTCGTCAGCAAGAAGCCGCGCTTCGAAAAGTTCGGCCAGGGCTATGTCACCTACGGCTCTTTCGACCACGCCGAAACCGGCATCGACGTCGGCGACTCGCTGAATGAAGACAAGACCGTGGCCGGTCGCTTCACGGCAAAAATGCAAGACAGTGAGCGCGAGTACGACCACTCCCAGGACGACAACAAGTTTGTGATGGGCGGTCTGACCTGGTCACCCACCGACTTCACCTCGGCCTCGGTGATCGTGGACTACCTGAAAACCCAAAGCTCGCCCAACAGTGGCGGTTACCCGCTGGACAAGGAATACGACCGCAAGAAGTTCTACGGCGAACCCAGCTACAACTTCCACGATGTCGAACGCACCAACCTCAGCGGCACCTTCAGCCATGACTTCGACAATGGTTTCGTCTTGCGCAGCAACCTGCGCTACAGCGAGCTGACCGATGATTTCGGCTATGTGTTCCTCAGCGACTCCACCACGCGCACCGGCACCACCGTGCCTCGCTACATCTTTGGCACGGACAGCGAAGCCGAGCAACTGAACGGCAACTTGATGCTGCAATACGATGCCCGCTTCGAAAACATCGACAGCAGCACCTTGGTGGGCGTGGAGTATGGCGACTCCTCGACCGAGGAACGATCTGTCTATGCCCCAACCGGCTCCATCGACCTGGCCAACCCGGTGTTCACCGGCGTTCCACGCGGCGTAGCGCCCTATAGCAATGACAAGCTCGATACCAAGACCAAGGCCGTGTTCCTGCAACAGAACCTGTCCTTCTACGAGCGCTTTATCGTCACCGCCGGTGTGCGTAACGACTCGATGGACCTGTCCAGCACCGACATCAACCGCGTAAAAGAGTCGGACAACTTCTCCGAGACGTCCTATCGTGGCGCGCTGACCTACATCGTCAACGACGAAGTTTCCACCTACATCAGCATGGTCGAGTCGGTCTCGCCACCAACGGTGGGGGTCATTCCGAAAACCGGCAAACAATATGAGGTGGGGGTAAAATATGCGCCCATCGGCATGGACGCGTTGTTCTCGGCGGCCGTCTACGACCTGACCCAGGAAAATGTCAGCATCGCCGTGGTACTGCCCAGCGGTGTCATCGAACAACAAACCGTGGGTGAATCACGGGTCCGCGGACTGGACCTGGAAGCCAAGGCCGAGCTGACCCCCAACCTGAGCCTGGTGGGTGGTTATTCCTACATGGAGTCCGAAGTGTTGCGCGGCACGCTGTATGACGGCAGCTCACTCAAGGGCAATGAATTCGCCACGGCGCCAAAACACTCCGCATCGCTGTGGACCTACTACAACGTACCCGACACCGATGTCAGCGTTGGCCTGGGTGCACGCTATGTGGGCGCTTACTACTTCGACGCGGCCAACACCGACACCAGCGATGGCACGACACTGTTCGACGCGGCGTTCAACTACAAACTCTTCAAAGGCACCGACCTGGCGATCAACGTCAGCAACCTGCTGGATGAGCAGCATGTGGTCGGCTCAGGGACCGCGAACTACTACAACCCCGGCCGCGAAATCACCGCGAAGCTGAGTTACAACTGGTAAGTCTGCTGTTTATGGCGGTGCTCGACTTGATGCGGTCAGTTATCGAACAGGGTTCTATGGGCCCGACCAGCATCAAGGCTTGCTGCCTCACGACAACCGGTATGCGGCAACCCGTTGAGTATCCCTGCAAACGATGTAGACTCGCCTTAACGAATAACGTTAAGCATTAAGCTATGATCCGAAGCTTCAAATGCGCCGACATCCAAGCCCTTTTTGAAACCGGCAAGGCCCGGCGCTGGGCCGCTATCCTTTCAGTTGCGGAACGAAAGCTGGGGATGCTCAACGCAGCGGTCGAACTCAATGACCTCTGCTCCCCACCGGGAAACAGGCTGGAGCCGCTGCAGGGCGACAGACAGGGTCAGCACAGCATTCGGATCAATGGTCAGTACCGAATCTGTTTTGTCTGGGGCATCAATGGCCCCGAACAGGTAGAAATCGTCGATTATCACTGAGGTGAGCCATGTTTAAGAACGGCATGAGGCCTGTACATCCCGGGGAAATTCTCAAAGAAGAATACCTGGAACCACTTGGTCTTTCGGCAGCCGCGCTTGCAAGGGCTTTGCACGTTTCGGCTCCCACGATAAATGACATTGTGTTGAAGCGTCGCAGCATCAGCGCAGATGTTGCCTTGCGCTTGGCAGCCGCGTTGGATACGTCAGCGCAATTTTGGCTGAACCTGCAGATTGCCTATGATTTACGTACAGCCGAGATTGCTAAAGGTGAGCAGATCTACCGGGAAGTGGAGAAGGTTCCTCACTGCGCATAACTAAAAGTACCGCGGCGCATCAAATACCCGGGCCGCTGACGCGGGCCGGCAGCCTGGCCAGGCGATCCCACCCGTCTGCGCTGATCTGCGAGCCATTGCGCAACGACAACCTTTCCAGCGGCAACCCTTCCAGCACCGACACCATGGCCGACGTAAGCCGCGACTCCCCCGGCCCCGCCTCAAGCGTCAGATCCCGCAACGGCAGCCCGGCCAGATGGGCGACGCCGGCATCGGTCAGCCACGGGCTTTCATACAAGCCCAGGCGTTGCAACGGCAGGTTACGCAGACACGCCAGGTCGCTGTCGCGCAGGTCCAGGCCGCTGATTTCCAGTTGCTCCAACGGCAATCCCAGTTCGGTGAGCTTGCGCAACACCTTGCCATCCACGCCCTGACAGAAACTCAGACTCAATCGCTTCAGCGGCAGGCCGGCCAGTTGTTTGAGTTCCTTCCAGGTGACCTCGTTCAAGGACAGGTCGAGCGCCTCCAGCCCCAACCCTTCAAGATCGCGCAACGTCTGCGCGCTGATCCCCTGCACATCGCAGAGCCCAAGCCGCTTGAGTGGAAAACCGTGCAGTACATCGAGTCGCTCGATCATTTGCCGTGAGCCCTTGAGGTCCAGGTCGGCGAGCGGCATGCCTTCGAGCCCTTCGAAATCGTCCTCGCAAACATACGCCGCGTGAAGTGACAGTCGCTCGAGGGGCAGATCGCGAATGGCTTGGAGCGCGGCATCGCTCGCGTAGCAATCGTTCAGGCTCAATGACCGCAACGCCGTTAGCGCGCTGAGCCACGCAGGATCTTGCAGGATGGCGCTGCTGGAGCCGACGCTCAGTTGTTCCAGTGGCTGCGCGCACAGGTGCCGCATACCGGCAGAAGTCAGCGCCCCTGCACAGCCCAAGGTGAGCGAGCGCAACGAGAAAGACGACAACGCGCGAAGGCCGTCATCGGTGATGTCATCGCAGCGGTTCAACGACAACGTCTGCAACGGGCTGCCGGCCAATCGCCGAAGAAAACCGTCGTCGAAGTCCTCACCGTAGGTGTCCAGCTTCAAGTGCCGCAGACGTTCGAGCGACGGGAGGCTGGTGGCGTCATCGCTGCGGGCAAAGCCGCTGATGGCCAGGCTTTCGAGGGCGACACCCGGCAAACGCCCCCAGATGTCCGGCCCGCAACAAAACCTCGGGCCGTTAAGCACCAGTGTCCGCAACGGCAACCCAGCCAGGGCATCGAGCCACTGCGACTCGGCCTCCTCCAGCACCACCTGGTCCACCGGCAGGCCACGCAACTGCGGCAATAAAGGGCCGGGGCGATTGCAATGGGGCGTGACGTTCAACGCGGCAATCACCGCCATCGCAGCCGGGTCACACAACCCGGCCGCCACCCGCACGCCCGCCAGGGAAACCTCGGCGCCATCGAGCAGATCACGATAAAGGGAGGCACGCGCCGCCACGTCATCGGGTGCGCGGGCGAGGTGGGCGGTCAGGGCGTCGCGGTTGGGGGTTGGCACGGGCTGGAGGTCCGAAGTGAGTATTAAGGTGGCAGCCCACGCAGGTTAGCAGAGGCGCAATCCTTTATCGGCGCAATCCTGCACCGAAATGATTTCGTCAGTGAGCGCTCAACGCTGGGAAACCAGCACCGTATCAAGGCCCTGCTGTAAGCTTGCGACGACAAAATCAGGCACGGGCAGCGACTGGCCAATCAAAGCATGACATTGAGGCTCAAGCCGTATGGACACCAAGCGACTCAACGAAACCAGCAAGTTCCTGAGCTATGTTCTCAGGCATGAACCACAAGCGATCGGTTTACAACTGGACGGCGAAGGCTGGGCAGACATTGGATCGTTAATAGCCGGCGCTGCGTGTGACGGCCGATCCCTGGATATCGCCCTGATCCAAGCCGTCGTCGACAGCAGCGATAAAAAACGCTTCAGTCTCTCCGAAGATGGCTTGCGTATTGGCGCCGTACAGGGGCACTCCAACGCCAGCGTCCGCATT contains:
- a CDS encoding ligand-gated channel, with translation MSSSLVPQRLRLNRALHGAVFGVIVSSYALPSLAQTSSVEQPHAVHHWNIPAGPLAPALDRFAREAGISLSFDAPSVANRTTSGVSGALDTPQALSALLQGSDMEIQKQGPNAYLLTPQAKVDGELDDYRLAPILVNAKARVDGTEDTQSVVAQELWVGGKVATSILNTPASVSVVTDKEMQQRSASTTEELLQYTPGVITDYYGTDDRNDYFQIRGFQATTYRDGLTLGSMRGVREEPFAYERVEVIRGANSTLFGPADPGGSVNFVSKKPRFEKFGQGYVTYGSFDHAETGIDVGDSLNEDKTVAGRFTAKMQDSEREYDHSQDDNKFVMGGLTWSPTDFTSASVIVDYLKTQSSPNSGGYPLDKEYDRKKFYGEPSYNFHDVERTNLSGTFSHDFDNGFVLRSNLRYSELTDDFGYVFLSDSTTRTGTTVPRYIFGTDSEAEQLNGNLMLQYDARFENIDSSTLVGVEYGDSSTEERSVYAPTGSIDLANPVFTGVPRGVAPYSNDKLDTKTKAVFLQQNLSFYERFIVTAGVRNDSMDLSSTDINRVKESDNFSETSYRGALTYIVNDEVSTYISMVESVSPPTVGVIPKTGKQYEVGVKYAPIGMDALFSAAVYDLTQENVSIAVVLPSGVIEQQTVGESRVRGLDLEAKAELTPNLSLVGGYSYMESEVLRGTLYDGSSLKGNEFATAPKHSASLWTYYNVPDTDVSVGLGARYVGAYYFDAANTDTSDGTTLFDAAFNYKLFKGTDLAINVSNLLDEQHVVGSGTANYYNPGREITAKLSYNW
- a CDS encoding proteic killer protein, giving the protein MIRSFKCADIQALFETGKARRWAAILSVAERKLGMLNAAVELNDLCSPPGNRLEPLQGDRQGQHSIRINGQYRICFVWGINGPEQVEIVDYH
- a CDS encoding XRE family transcriptional regulator, yielding MFKNGMRPVHPGEILKEEYLEPLGLSAAALARALHVSAPTINDIVLKRRSISADVALRLAAALDTSAQFWLNLQIAYDLRTAEIAKGEQIYREVEKVPHCA